One Gossypium raimondii isolate GPD5lz chromosome 3, ASM2569854v1, whole genome shotgun sequence genomic window carries:
- the LOC105784793 gene encoding auxin-responsive protein SAUR67-like yields MISARKLIKLARKWQKLAAIRRKRITFSSTSSMVEKGHFVVYSADEKRFMLPLEYLKNEMVMELFNLAEEEFGIPSNGHLILPFDSTFMEYAIGLIKRKASKEVEKALIVSIVNGRCSSSSNLYQQETSQQLPIWSF; encoded by the coding sequence ATGATCAGTGCAAGGAAGCTTATTAAACTGGCAAGGAAATGGCAAAAATTGGCAGCAATTAGGAGAAAAAGGATCACATTCTCGAGCACATCGTCAATGGTGGAGAAGGGTCACTTTGTTGTGTATAGCGCAGATGAGAAGCGCTTTATGCTTCCTTTGGAATATCTGAAGAACGAAATGGTGATGGAGTTGTTCAACTTGGCAGAAGAAGAGTTTGGAATTCCAAGCAATGGGCACCTCATATTGCCCTTTGATTCAACCTTCATGGAATATGCAATTGGATTGATCAAAAGGAAAGCAAGTAAAGAAGTGGAGAAAGCATTGATCGTGTCTATAGTTAATGGCCGTTGCTCATCATCATCGAACCTCTATCAGCAAGAAACAAGCCAACAGTTACCAATATGGAGTTTCTGA
- the LOC105784797 gene encoding auxin-responsive protein SAUR61-like has protein sequence MERKWKKLSVIGRRRITSSLVDNGHFVIYTIDQKRFVIPLAYLRNNIFMELLKMSEEEFGLPSDGPIIFPCDSVAMNYIVSLLRRSLSKVSTITTRKLIVVAGKWQKIATVGRKRITSARTNRKVASGAVNHYEKSSVVVKGCFVISTTDKRHFVIPLAFLSNCIFRELFKMSEEEFVLPSDGPITLPCDSVFMNYIISIVKRGLSKDLERAVVNSISTYCFSSDTYFNQGHEDTQSLVFGF, from the exons ATGGAAAGAAAGTGGAAGAAATTGTCTGTCATTGGGAGAAGGAGAATTACTTCATCACTTGTTGATAATGGGCATTTTGTTATTTACACAATTGATCAAAAGCGATTTGTGATACCCTTGGCTTATCTAAGAAACAACATTTTCATGGAGCTCTTGAAGATGTCTGAAGAGGAGTTTGGATTGCCAAGCGATGGGCCGATAATATTTCCTTGTGATTCAGTTGCCATGAATTACATTGTCTCATTACTACGAAGGAGTTTATCTAAGG TAAGCACGATTACTACAAGGAAGCTTATTGTAGTGGCTGGAAAATGGCAGAAGATAGCAACCGTTGGAAGGAAAAGAATTACCTCAGCAAGGACTAATAGAAAGGTGGCTTCTGGTGCTGTAAATCATTATGAAAAATCATCAGTGGTTGTTAAAGGATGCTTTGTTATCTCCACAACGGATAAGAGGCACTTCGTGATTCCCTTGGCGTTTCTTAGCAACTGCATTTTCCGTGAACTCTTCAAAATGTCTGAAGAGGAGTTCGTACTGCCAAGTGATGGACCTATAACATTGCCATGTGATTCAGTTTTCATGAACTACATTATCTCCATTGTGAAACGAGGATTATCCAAGGATTTGGAGAGAGCAGTGGTCAATTCCATTTCTACATATTGTTTCTCGTCAGATACTTATTTCAATCAAGGACATGAAGATACACAGTCACTTGTTTTTGGATTCTGA
- the LOC105784799 gene encoding auxin-responsive protein SAUR63, with protein sequence MVSAKKLVQLARKWQKMVAIRRKRITLPRATLDTDTNSCSTSTTVVKGHFVVYSADQKRFVLPLEYLKNEIVMELFNLAEEEFGVPGNGLLILPCDAPFLEYVIDLIKRKPSKDIEKALILSVASSRCSSSNHYQHETSQQLPIWSF encoded by the coding sequence ATGGTCAGTGCTAAGAAGCTTGTCCAGTTAGCAAGAAAATGGCAAAAAATGGTTGCAATCCGGAGAAAAAGGATCACACTACCAAGAGCCACCTTGGATACTGACACAAACAGTTGCAGCACATCGACAACGGTTGTGAAAGGTCATTTTGTTGTATACAGTGCGGATCAGAAGCGCTTTGTGCTTCCTTTGGAATATCTAAAGAATGAAATAGTCATGGAACTATTCAACTTGGCTGAAGAAGAGTTTGGTGTACCAGGCAATGGACTTCTAATCTTGCCTTGTGATGCACCCTTCCTGGAATATGTAATCGATTTGATCAAAAGGAAACCAAGTAAAGATATAGAGAAAGCATTGATCCTGTCGGTAGCCAGTAGTCGTTGCTCGTCATCAAATCATTATCAGCATGAAACGAGCCAGCAGTTGCCAATATGGAGCTTCTGA
- the LOC128039884 gene encoding auxin-responsive protein SAUR67-like: MISAKKLIKLARKWQKIAAIKRKRITFSRTSGDVVDTTSCSTSSEVKKGHFVVYSADEKRFVLPLEYLKNKIVMELFNLAEEFGLSGNGVLILPCDATFMEYVIALVKRNPSKAVEQALILSIASDHCISSHLYQEETSQQLLICSF; this comes from the coding sequence ATGATCAGTGCAAAGAAACTCATCAAGTTGGCAAGGAAGTGGCAAAAAATTGCAGCCATTAAGAGAAAAAGAATCACCTTCTCAAGAACTAGTGGTGATGTTGTTGACACAACCAGTTGCAGCACATCATCAGAGGTCAAGAAAGGTCACTTTGTGGTATATAGTGCAGATGAGAAGCGGTTTGTGCTTCCATTGGAATATCTGAAGAACAAAATAGTAATGGAGCTGTTCAACTTGGCAGAAGAGTTTGGTCTATCAGGCAATGGGGTTCTCATCTTGCCTTGTGATGCAACCTTTATGGAATATGTAATTGCTTTGGTCAAAAGGAATCCAAGTAAAGCTGTGGAGCAAGCACTGATCCTTTCTATAGCCAGTGATCATTGCATATCTTCACATCTTTATCAAGAAGAAACAAGCCAACAGTTACTAATATGCAGCTTCTGA
- the LOC105784796 gene encoding auxin-responsive protein SAUR67 — MISAKKLIKLARKWQKNAAIKRKRITFSSTASMVEKGHFVVYSTDEKRFMLPLEYLKNEIVMELFNLAEEEFGISSIYGHLTLPFDSTFMEYAIGLIKRKASKEVEKALIMSIVNARCASSSSLNLYQQETRQQLPIWSF, encoded by the coding sequence ATGATCAGTGCAAAGAAGCTTATCAAGTTGGCAAGGAAATGGCAAAAAAATGCAGCCATTAAGAGAAAAAGAATCACATTCTCGAGCACAGCATCAATGGTGGAGAAGGGTCACTTTGTGGTGTATAGCACTGATGAGAAGCGCTTTATGCTTCCTTTGGAATATCTGAAGAACGAAATAGTGATGGAGTTGTTCAACTTGGCGGAAGAAGAATTTGGAATTTCAAGCATTTATGGACACCTCACGTTGCCCTTTGATTCAACCTTCATGGAATATGCAATTGGATTGATCAAAAGGAAAGCAAGTAAAGAAGTGGAGAAAGCATTGATTATGTCTATAGTTAATGCCCGTTGcgcatcatcatcatcgttgAATCTCTATCAGCAAGAAACACGCCAACAGTTACCAATATGGAGTTTCTAa
- the LOC105784798 gene encoding auxin-responsive protein SAUR62, which yields MVWLSLSPFNELLHSKDFLWDASLCVYIYIHPIPVFISSAQRKLSGFLRSLHSLPPLVQLNILPCFTKANKMISAKKLIKLARKWQKMAAIKRKRITFSRTSGDVVDTTSCSTSSAVKKGHFVVYSADEKRFVLPLEYLKNKIVMELFDLAEEFGLSSNGALILPCDATFMEYVIALIKRKPSKAVEQALILSIASDHCISSYLYQQETSQQLPICSF from the coding sequence ATGGTGTGGCTTTCATTGAGTCCCTTCAATGAGTTGCTTCATTCAAAAGACTTCCTTTGGGATGCCAgtttgtgtgtgtatatatatattcatccaATCCCCGTTTTCATCAGCTCAGCACAACGAAAGCTCTCCGGTTTCCTAAGATCTTTACATTCACTTCCTCCTCTTGTCCAACTAAATATTCTCCCTTGCTTTACAAAAGCAAACAAGATGATCAGTGCtaagaaactcataaaattaGCAAGGAAATGGCAAAAAATGGCAGCCATTAAGAGAAAAAGAATCACCTTCTCAAGAACTAGTGGTGATGTTGTTGACACAACCAGTTGCAGCACATCATCAGCGGTCAAGAAAGGTCACTTTGTGGTATACAGCGCAGATGAAAAGCGCTTTGTGCTTCCATTGGAATATCTGAAGAACAAAATAGTAATGGAGCTGTTCGACTTGGCAGAAGAGTTTGGTCTATCAAGCAATGGGGCTCTCATCTTGCCTTGTGATGCAACCTTTATGGAATATGTAATTGCTTTGATCAAAAGGAAACCAAGTAAAGCTGTGGAGCAAGCACTGATTCTTTCTATAGCCAGTGATCATTGCATATCTTCGTATCTTTATCAACAAGAAACAAGCCAGCAGTTACCAATATGCAGCTTCTGA